The following proteins are co-located in the Scomber scombrus chromosome 2, fScoSco1.1, whole genome shotgun sequence genome:
- the LOC133997399 gene encoding retinal cone rhodopsin-sensitive cGMP 3',5'-cyclic phosphodiesterase subunit gamma-like, with amino-acid sequence MADVATPADKKAPPKFKQRAMRTFKSKAPKPGQKGFGDDIPGMEGLGNDITVICPWEAFGDMELSDLAKYGIV; translated from the exons atggcaGACGTAGCAACTCCCGCTGACAAGAAGGCTCCTCCCAAATTCAAGCAGAGGGCCATGCGCACCTTCAAGAGCAAAGCCCCTAAACCAGGCCAGAAGGG ATTCGGAGATGACATCCCCGGCATGGAGGGTCTTGGCAACGACATCACAGTGATCTGCCCATGGGAAGCCTTCGGGGACATGGAGCTCAGTGACCTGGCGAAATATGGAATTGTTTAA
- the LOC133997478 gene encoding retinal cone rhodopsin-sensitive cGMP 3',5'-cyclic phosphodiesterase subunit gamma-like, translating to MADVATPADKKAPPKFKQRAMRTFKSKAPKPGQKGFGDDIPGMEGLGTDITVICPWEAFGDMELSDLAKYGIV from the exons atggcaGACGTAGCAACTCCCGCTGACAAGAAGGCTCCTCCCAAATTCAAGCAGAGGGCCATGCGCACCTTCAAGAGCAAAGCCCCTAAACCAGGCCAGAAGGG ATTCGGAGATGACATCCCCGGCATGGAGGGTCTTGGCACCGACATCACAGTGATCTGCCCATGGGAAGCCTTCGGGGACATGGAGCTCAGTGACCTGGCGAAATATGGAATTGTTTAa
- the LOC133997646 gene encoding retinal cone rhodopsin-sensitive cGMP 3',5'-cyclic phosphodiesterase subunit gamma-like — protein sequence MADTAVATPADKKAPPKFKQRTARTFKSKAPKPGQKGFGDDIPGMEGLGTDITVVCPWEAFGDMELSDLAKYGIV from the exons ATGGCAGACACAGCCGTTGCAACACCCGCTGACAAGAAGGCACCTCCCAAGTTCAAGCAGAGGACTGCTCGCACCTTCAAGAGCAAGGCCCCAAAACCAGGCCAGAAGGG attTGGAGACGACATCCCCGGCATGGAGGGTCTTGGCACAGACATCACAGTGGTGTGCCCATGGGAAGCTTTTGGTGACATGGAGCTCAGTGACCTGGCAAAATACGGAATTGTTTAG